A genomic region of Campylobacter corcagiensis contains the following coding sequences:
- the pstS gene encoding phosphate ABC transporter substrate-binding protein PstS: MLKKLACTVVAAGVAVSTLSAADKILGQGATFPMPVYKEWAALYYKDTKNQVTYSGGGSGKGVSAITDRNGNFGGTDSALKKDELKEKKLLQFPAVTGSVVLAYNINGVDDHALKLDGKAVAGIFSGKITKWNDPYLAELNPDLKLPAADIVPVVRSESSGTTFNFTSYIARADADWAKEYGAHKSINWGAKVTPAQGNPLVAKTIKQTPNSIGYIEFAYKVQEKLKAATLKSKAGDWVAPTKEGFDKAALNSNFSIDEHFYDVLAYTDGEGSYPIVAATFIVLPSDNVKDGKKVTSFFNWAFTNEKAKAAAEKLGYLPLPADTVKMVQEYWSKYDIAPEK; encoded by the coding sequence ATGTTAAAAAAATTAGCATGTACAGTAGTTGCAGCAGGCGTTGCAGTTAGTACTCTGTCAGCAGCAGATAAAATTCTAGGTCAAGGTGCAACATTCCCAATGCCAGTATATAAAGAGTGGGCAGCACTATACTATAAAGATACAAAAAATCAAGTTACATATAGTGGTGGCGGAAGCGGTAAAGGTGTTTCAGCTATCACAGATAGAAATGGAAATTTTGGTGGAACAGACTCAGCTCTTAAAAAAGATGAGTTAAAAGAGAAAAAGCTACTTCAGTTCCCAGCTGTAACAGGAAGTGTTGTTTTAGCTTATAATATTAACGGTGTTGATGATCATGCTTTAAAGCTTGATGGTAAAGCAGTAGCTGGAATTTTCAGTGGTAAAATTACAAAATGGAATGACCCTTATTTAGCGGAGTTAAACCCAGATTTAAAACTTCCAGCAGCTGATATCGTTCCAGTTGTAAGAAGTGAGTCAAGTGGTACAACATTTAACTTTACAAGTTATATAGCAAGAGCTGATGCTGACTGGGCTAAAGAGTATGGTGCACACAAATCAATAAATTGGGGTGCAAAAGTTACTCCAGCACAAGGTAATCCGCTAGTTGCAAAAACAATAAAACAAACTCCAAATTCAATTGGTTATATAGAGTTTGCATATAAAGTACAAGAAAAACTAAAGGCTGCTACACTTAAGAGTAAAGCAGGTGATTGGGTTGCTCCAACAAAAGAGGGCTTTGATAAAGCAGCATTAAATTCTAACTTCAGCATTGATGAGCACTTCTATGATGTTCTTGCTTATACAGATGGAGAGGGTTCATACCCAATCGTTGCAGCTACATTTATAGTTTTACCAAGTGATAATGTAAAAGATGGTAAAAAAGTAACATCATTCTTTAACTGGGCATTTACAAATGAAAAAGCAAAAGCTGCTGCTGAGAAACTAGGTTATCTTCCACTTCCAGCAGATACAGTTAAAATGGTTCAAGAGTACTGGTCAAAATATGACATTGCTCCAGAGAAATAA
- a CDS encoding MFS transporter, producing MNKKLHNPFESLKFINFRIYFIGMNLSLIGSWMQAIAVPWLTLNITNNPFLVSLVAAFQFLPPLFLSVFAGALVDKFEIKKILILTQTLMMIVALMFSLMMFFNIENFYLILFLSFLNGVSSSLDAPARQSFVYELVEKDELISNAVALNSMSFNVARVIGPAIAGVVIAKFGLIWCFLGNAISFFAIIISLFFISIKKDRVKPKIDQKFLYSVINGLKYVKNSPVLRFCLLILLCSCLFLPHYSITVSAYAKYGLMGNEKTFGYLMSFLGVGAFLGALFIASYGKVSIKTLVFIPFIASLGLSLVGISGNFYLSGVFLALTGASFVITNASINSILQLNTKSEYRGRVMSIYALCFSGSVPFGALFSGWAVSAFTPKIGFIICAISAVVSTAIVILFFRCKDENCNKISNNLKTKDKNI from the coding sequence ATGAATAAAAAATTACACAATCCATTTGAGTCCTTGAAATTTATAAATTTTAGGATCTATTTTATTGGCATGAATTTATCACTAATTGGTTCTTGGATGCAAGCAATTGCTGTTCCTTGGCTAACTCTTAATATAACAAATAATCCATTTTTGGTTAGCCTAGTGGCTGCTTTTCAGTTTCTACCACCACTATTTTTAAGCGTATTTGCTGGAGCGTTAGTTGATAAATTTGAGATAAAAAAGATACTTATTTTAACTCAAACTTTAATGATGATAGTTGCTCTTATGTTTTCTTTGATGATGTTTTTTAATATTGAAAATTTCTATCTCATACTTTTTTTATCATTTTTAAATGGTGTTTCTAGCTCGCTTGATGCACCTGCTAGACAATCTTTTGTATATGAATTAGTAGAAAAAGATGAACTCATCTCAAACGCTGTAGCGCTAAATTCTATGAGTTTTAATGTCGCTAGAGTTATTGGGCCAGCAATAGCTGGAGTTGTGATAGCTAAATTTGGTCTTATTTGGTGTTTTTTAGGAAACGCTATATCATTTTTTGCCATAATTATAAGCTTATTTTTTATTAGTATTAAAAAAGATAGAGTAAAACCAAAAATAGATCAAAAATTTCTATATTCAGTTATTAATGGGTTAAAATATGTAAAAAATAGCCCCGTACTTCGCTTTTGTCTTTTAATCCTTCTTTGTTCATGTCTTTTCTTGCCTCACTATAGCATTACAGTTTCAGCATATGCCAAATATGGACTAATGGGAAATGAAAAAACCTTTGGATATTTAATGAGTTTTCTTGGAGTTGGAGCTTTTCTTGGAGCTTTGTTTATAGCAAGTTATGGAAAAGTAAGTATAAAAACCTTAGTATTTATACCATTTATTGCATCTTTAGGACTATCACTAGTTGGAATAAGTGGAAATTTCTATCTTTCAGGAGTTTTTTTAGCCCTTACTGGAGCATCATTTGTAATAACAAATGCTAGTATAAACTCAATCCTTCAGCTAAACACAAAAAGCGAGTATAGGGGGCGAGTGATGAGCATATATGCTCTTTGTTTTTCAGGTTCAGTTCCTTTTGGAGCGCTATTTAGTGGCTGGGCAGTAAGTGCGTTTACCCCCAAAATTGGGTTTATAATATGTGCAATTTCCGCTGTTGTATCTACAGCTATAGTTATACTATTTTTTAGGTGTAAAGATGAAAATTGTAATAAAATTTCAAACAACTTAAAAACAAAAGATAAAAACATATAA
- a CDS encoding response regulator transcription factor, translating into MKGFVVIIDDEEDIVDLLEYNLKRDGFEVLGFLSTSKIKQLLNEESVDLLIVDRNLPGTEGSEFIKKLREKGYNTPVIFLSAKTTKDEQLQGFEAGGDDYITKPFDIDNLIARVNAIIKRTKKEAKIYKFRDIVINKDSAKVKVGGKHIELTKLETDLLLEFIKNKNILLSRDYLLERVWGDENSNPKTVNIAIKRLREKIDPLKSKEYIKSIRGEGYILC; encoded by the coding sequence GTGAAAGGTTTTGTTGTAATCATTGATGACGAAGAGGATATTGTCGATCTTTTAGAGTACAACTTAAAGCGAGATGGTTTTGAAGTTTTGGGGTTTTTAAGTACCTCTAAAATCAAGCAACTTCTAAATGAAGAAAGCGTTGATCTTTTGATAGTTGATAGAAATTTACCAGGAACTGAAGGTAGTGAATTTATAAAAAAATTAAGAGAAAAAGGATACAACACTCCAGTTATTTTTCTATCTGCTAAAACTACAAAAGATGAGCAATTGCAGGGTTTTGAGGCTGGTGGGGATGACTATATAACAAAACCATTTGATATAGACAATCTCATAGCAAGGGTAAATGCCATCATAAAACGAACCAAAAAAGAGGCTAAAATTTATAAATTCCGAGATATCGTGATAAATAAAGACTCAGCCAAAGTTAAGGTCGGCGGTAAACATATAGAACTAACTAAGCTAGAAACAGATCTACTTTTGGAATTTATAAAAAATAAAAATATTTTACTCTCAAGAGATTATCTGCTTGAAAGAGTTTGGGGGGACGAAAACTCAAACCCAAAAACTGTAAATATCGCTATAAAGCGTCTTAGAGAAAAGATTGACCCACTTAAGAGTAAAGAGTACATAAAGTCAATTAGAGGAGAAGGATATATACTTTGCTAA
- a CDS encoding sensor histidine kinase, with protein MLKIHQLFLIFFFVTTTTLFGSLSFYLYQHEKNSAFKRADKNLDTIIELAYISMKADGMSDGRISDLATKTNSHIGILDNKLGKFAISDKSIISMDIFLGLQDFSQNMQKDVIDGNLVVYKAIQKDLDGKIYTIITAINIDSIYLTLTPMFIRLLAIFLAGLVFTYMIAKIFSKLMDKELSEIQHFLENVARKNYNITIKRSLINEFDMICLQLNDMKNSMESLDDKLNKRSAKIRLKNTQLEGILSSISHEFKNPISIITASAQTLKNDENMDETSKDKFITKIVKNSEKLVNLIDKLKIAFIDNFSLKTEDVNLKALSLEISKELMDKFKGRNILVKGGNVIIKADADMIRQVIQNLCENALKYSDDSVEIIITNSDLVVKDSGVGVNQKDIKLITKKFYRADENSWNNSFGLGLYIVKNILKLHGFEMIIDSQLGVGSTFGFRFRSDV; from the coding sequence TTGCTAAAAATACATCAGCTATTTTTAATATTTTTCTTTGTAACTACAACCACTCTTTTTGGTTCACTATCGTTCTACCTATATCAGCATGAAAAAAATAGTGCCTTTAAAAGAGCTGATAAAAACCTAGATACAATTATAGAATTAGCCTACATTAGCATGAAAGCTGATGGTATGTCAGATGGTAGAATTTCTGATTTAGCTACAAAAACAAACTCTCACATTGGAATTTTAGATAACAAACTTGGTAAATTTGCCATAAGCGATAAAAGCATCATATCTATGGATATATTTTTAGGACTTCAAGATTTTAGTCAAAATATGCAAAAAGATGTTATAGATGGAAATTTAGTAGTTTATAAAGCCATTCAAAAAGATCTTGATGGTAAAATTTATACTATTATCACAGCCATAAACATAGATAGCATTTATCTTACTTTAACTCCGATGTTTATTAGGCTTTTAGCTATTTTTCTTGCTGGGCTAGTTTTTACATACATGATAGCTAAAATTTTTAGCAAACTTATGGATAAAGAACTAAGTGAAATTCAGCATTTCTTAGAAAATGTCGCAAGAAAAAATTACAACATTACCATAAAAAGATCATTAATTAACGAATTTGATATGATATGCCTTCAGCTAAACGATATGAAAAACAGTATGGAGAGTTTGGATGATAAACTAAATAAACGCTCAGCTAAAATTCGCCTTAAAAACACTCAACTTGAAGGAATTCTAAGTTCAATATCTCATGAATTTAAAAACCCTATATCTATCATAACCGCCTCAGCTCAAACTCTTAAAAATGATGAAAATATGGATGAAACAAGTAAGGATAAATTTATCACTAAAATAGTCAAAAACTCAGAAAAACTTGTAAATTTAATAGATAAACTAAAAATTGCATTTATTGATAACTTCTCTTTAAAAACTGAAGATGTAAATTTAAAAGCACTGAGTTTAGAGATTTCAAAAGAGCTAATGGATAAATTTAAAGGTAGAAATATCTTAGTAAAAGGGGGTAATGTAATAATCAAAGCTGATGCTGACATGATAAGGCAAGTTATACAAAATTTATGTGAAAATGCCTTAAAATACTCAGATGATAGCGTTGAAATTATAATCACGAACTCAGATTTAGTTGTAAAAGATAGTGGTGTTGGCGTTAATCAAAAAGATATAAAGCTAATTACTAAAAAATTCTATAGAGCTGATGAAAATAGCTGGAACAACTCCTTTGGGCTTGGACTTTATATAGTTAAAAATATCTTAAAACTTCATGGTTTTGAGATGATTATAGATAGCCAGTTAGGCGTTGGTTCGACATTTGGCTTTAGATTTAGGAGCGATGTTTGA
- a CDS encoding DNA adenine methylase, giving the protein MRENPKFLKEQIITYLGNKRSLLDFVGKGFEIAKSELKKDKVSFCDLFSGSGIVSRYAKAHSNFILANDLELYSKVINKCYLSNDSEILMAKIDEIWDKISDTTNLKSGFIREFYAPKNEKNITKFDRAFYTIKNAKIIDTIRQNIDEFCPANLKPYFLAPLLYEASVHANTSGVFKGFYKNENGVGEYGGKGKNALKRIMGEISLQKPVFSKFNSKFEVSQADANDLASSVDTDICYIDPPYNQHPYGSNYFMLNLIAKYKRPTKISKISGIEQGWNRSVFNQKKHAKDALIDIIDKLNSKFILISYNCEGFIKKDEFLNDLEKFGKVKVLEQKYNAFRASRNLHSRPTHVKEQLYIIKKA; this is encoded by the coding sequence TTGAGAGAAAATCCTAAATTCTTAAAAGAACAAATCATTACTTATCTTGGAAATAAACGCTCACTTCTTGATTTCGTAGGAAAAGGCTTTGAGATAGCAAAAAGTGAGCTTAAAAAAGATAAAGTTAGCTTTTGTGATCTTTTTAGTGGCTCCGGGATCGTCTCAAGATATGCTAAAGCTCACTCAAATTTTATATTAGCAAATGATTTAGAGTTATACTCAAAAGTGATAAATAAGTGCTATTTAAGTAATGATAGTGAAATTTTAATGGCTAAAATAGATGAAATTTGGGATAAAATTTCAGATACAACCAATCTAAAAAGTGGCTTTATAAGAGAATTTTACGCTCCAAAAAATGAAAAAAATATAACCAAATTTGATAGAGCCTTTTATACTATAAAAAATGCTAAAATTATCGACACTATAAGGCAAAATATAGATGAATTTTGCCCAGCAAATTTAAAGCCTTATTTCTTAGCACCGCTACTTTATGAAGCTAGTGTTCATGCAAATACAAGTGGGGTTTTTAAAGGCTTTTATAAAAACGAAAATGGGGTTGGCGAGTATGGCGGAAAAGGCAAAAATGCTCTTAAACGCATAATGGGTGAAATTTCACTTCAAAAGCCAGTCTTTAGTAAATTTAACTCTAAATTTGAAGTATCTCAAGCCGATGCAAATGATCTTGCAAGTAGCGTTGATACTGATATTTGCTATATAGATCCACCTTATAATCAACATCCATATGGCTCAAACTACTTTATGCTAAATTTAATAGCAAAATATAAACGCCCAACTAAAATTTCTAAAATTTCAGGCATAGAACAGGGCTGGAATAGAAGCGTTTTTAATCAAAAAAAACACGCTAAAGATGCTTTAATAGACATTATAGATAAGTTAAATTCTAAATTTATTCTTATTTCATACAACTGCGAAGGGTTTATTAAAAAAGATGAATTTTTAAATGACTTAGAAAAATTTGGCAAGGTTAAAGTTTTAGAGCAAAAATATAACGCATTTCGCGCTAGCAGAAACCTTCACTCTCGCCCTACTCATGTTAAAGAGCAACTTTATATAATCAAAAAGGCATAG
- a CDS encoding MATE family efflux transporter: MEKEISLKNLFFPIYINMLLSLSTVMANTFMMSMIDPRLVGAMGAGNQVMVLFQTVFNLLAVGCSIVVAQAIGAKNRRLSIKAVHVSISFNFVVGFISGIFVFFGAFFMLHMLQVPDGVFDESYHYLRVISIALIFDALAIVLIAVIRAYGYATYTMIAAICISVLTILGNYIALFEPFGIPYYGLEGVGYSTIFGRFIGVIILFVLLIKVVKFKIYMRFFFKIPLYVLSKIIKIGLPAAGEEAVWTIQYLTAFAFVASMGESSLATQTIYFQISAFIFFASAAIGLANEIIVARLIGSGENEKAYHTTFRNLFIGLVTTALFLVVIFSLKHNIMRALNLTPDIVKLMLPLFTLSIFLELSRTLNVIMVNAIRATGDAKFPFYMGVIFMLGVSLPVGWYLGIHLEWGILGVWIGFVADEFLRGLAHLLRWKSKKWQGKQLV; encoded by the coding sequence ATGGAAAAGGAAATTTCACTCAAAAATCTATTTTTCCCGATATATATTAATATGCTTCTATCGCTATCAACTGTGATGGCAAACACTTTTATGATGAGCATGATAGATCCACGTTTAGTTGGTGCTATGGGCGCTGGAAATCAAGTAATGGTGCTTTTTCAAACGGTATTTAATCTCCTAGCTGTAGGATGTTCTATCGTCGTAGCTCAAGCAATAGGTGCTAAAAACCGCCGCCTTAGCATAAAAGCTGTTCATGTTAGTATATCTTTTAACTTTGTTGTTGGATTTATTAGTGGAATTTTTGTCTTTTTTGGGGCTTTTTTTATGCTTCATATGCTTCAAGTTCCAGATGGAGTTTTTGATGAGAGTTATCACTACTTAAGAGTTATAAGTATCGCTCTTATATTTGACGCTCTTGCTATTGTTTTAATAGCCGTAATTAGAGCTTATGGATACGCAACTTATACAATGATAGCAGCTATTTGTATATCTGTTTTGACAATATTAGGAAATTATATCGCACTTTTTGAGCCATTTGGAATTCCTTACTACGGGCTTGAAGGAGTTGGATACTCAACTATTTTTGGTAGATTTATAGGTGTGATTATACTTTTTGTTTTACTCATAAAGGTTGTTAAATTTAAAATTTACATGAGATTTTTCTTTAAAATACCACTTTATGTCCTAAGCAAAATCATAAAAATAGGTCTTCCAGCAGCTGGCGAAGAAGCTGTTTGGACTATTCAGTACCTTACAGCTTTTGCCTTTGTAGCAAGTATGGGCGAAAGTTCACTTGCAACACAAACCATATATTTTCAAATTTCAGCTTTTATATTTTTCGCAAGTGCAGCCATAGGACTTGCTAATGAAATAATCGTTGCTAGACTGATTGGCTCTGGCGAAAACGAAAAAGCATATCATACGACATTTAGAAATTTATTTATAGGTTTAGTAACTACGGCACTATTTTTAGTAGTGATATTTAGTCTAAAACACAATATTATGAGGGCTTTAAATTTAACTCCTGATATTGTTAAACTTATGCTTCCACTATTTACCCTTTCTATATTTCTAGAGCTTTCAAGAACTCTAAATGTAATCATGGTAAATGCAATCCGCGCTACAGGGGATGCTAAATTTCCATTTTATATGGGTGTGATATTTATGCTTGGGGTTAGTTTGCCTGTTGGTTGGTACTTAGGAATTCACCTTGAGTGGGGAATTTTAGGAGTCTGGATAGGATTTGTAGCTGATGAGTTTTTAAGAGGATTAGCACATCTTTTAAGGTGGAAAAGTAAAAAATGGCAAGGCAAGCAGTTAGTATAA
- the panB gene encoding 3-methyl-2-oxobutanoate hydroxymethyltransferase: protein MKKITTKFIKEQKGVNKLVMITAYDALFANIFDEKVDMILVGDSLEMSFNGRDDTLKASMDGMIYHTNAVCNGAKKALIIADMPFGSVINKDEALKNSLRVYKETKADAVKVECNSANIDIIKYLVDNQIAVVAHIGLTPQSSRSEGGYLIKGRSEAEKIELLSIAKKAENSGAFCIVVEGVISEVAKLITNSVNIPVIGIGAGASTDGQVLVWSDAFGFFDEFKPKFVRRFFNGKELILKALDEYVSEVKSGNFPSQNESYNK, encoded by the coding sequence TTGAAAAAAATAACTACAAAATTTATAAAAGAACAAAAAGGCGTAAATAAACTAGTCATGATAACAGCATATGATGCACTTTTTGCTAATATATTTGATGAAAAAGTTGATATGATTTTAGTTGGTGATAGCTTGGAGATGAGTTTTAACGGCAGAGATGATACACTTAAAGCTAGTATGGATGGTATGATATATCACACAAATGCTGTTTGTAACGGCGCAAAAAAAGCTTTAATCATAGCAGATATGCCATTTGGAAGTGTGATAAATAAAGATGAAGCCCTTAAAAACTCACTAAGAGTTTATAAAGAGACAAAAGCTGACGCTGTTAAGGTGGAGTGTAACAGTGCAAATATAGACATTATAAAATACCTAGTAGATAACCAAATAGCCGTAGTTGCACACATAGGACTAACTCCACAATCAAGCAGAAGCGAAGGTGGATACCTTATAAAAGGTAGAAGTGAAGCTGAAAAGATAGAGCTTTTAAGCATAGCTAAAAAAGCTGAAAATTCAGGGGCTTTTTGTATAGTCGTAGAAGGCGTGATATCTGAAGTAGCAAAGCTTATCACAAATAGTGTAAATATCCCAGTTATAGGCATTGGAGCGGGTGCTAGTACTGATGGGCAAGTACTAGTTTGGAGTGATGCGTTTGGATTTTTTGATGAGTTTAAGCCTAAATTTGTAAGGCGTTTTTTTAATGGAAAAGAGCTTATCTTAAAGGCTTTAGATGAGTATGTAAGTGAAGTAAAAAGCGGTAATTTTCCTAGCCAAAACGAGAGTTATAATAAGTGA
- a CDS encoding M48 family metallopeptidase, whose translation MSDVLNVGEFKVNFIRKKRVKNAKLKITKDNQISLVAPLIYPKFMAEIFINENLEWLRKKSKENLKFMLPKGKTKLLGKIYELKFDENVKSTQILDDIIMAKNEKEFLKFKKELAKAKFSKIIEIYQPLIGKNVNRLVIRDMKTRWGSCNSKKGYINLALNLVEKSPELIEYVILHELTHLLFPHHQKSFYDYIKNIMPDYKDRDKRLRN comes from the coding sequence GTGAGTGATGTTTTAAATGTTGGCGAATTTAAGGTAAATTTCATCCGTAAAAAAAGAGTTAAAAACGCTAAACTTAAAATAACAAAAGATAACCAAATCAGCCTTGTTGCACCTTTAATCTACCCTAAATTTATGGCTGAAATTTTTATAAATGAGAATTTAGAATGGCTAAGAAAAAAATCTAAAGAAAATCTTAAATTTATGCTTCCAAAAGGCAAAACAAAGCTACTTGGTAAAATTTATGAGCTTAAATTTGATGAAAATGTGAAATCTACTCAAATTTTAGATGATATCATCATGGCAAAAAATGAAAAAGAGTTTTTGAAATTTAAAAAAGAACTCGCGAAGGCTAAATTTAGTAAAATTATAGAAATTTATCAGCCACTTATTGGAAAAAATGTAAATCGCCTTGTAATTCGCGATATGAAAACAAGGTGGGGAAGCTGCAATTCAAAAAAGGGCTATATAAATTTAGCTCTAAATTTAGTAGAAAAAAGCCCAGAACTCATAGAATATGTCATCCTTCACGAACTAACTCACCTACTTTTTCCACACCATCAAAAAAGCTTTTATGACTATATCAAAAACATAATGCCTGATTATAAAGATAGAGATAAAAGGCTTAGAAATTAA
- a CDS encoding helix-turn-helix domain-containing protein: MLNLPEITTEKENNDFYELVAKNVKNKRQEKGLSQLETALSIGQKSSGFYANMENNSHGKHFNLIHLFKLSKLFECDICEFFKNNPNQ, translated from the coding sequence ATGTTAAATTTACCAGAAATAACAACAGAAAAAGAAAATAATGATTTTTATGAACTAGTTGCCAAAAATGTTAAAAATAAAAGACAAGAAAAAGGGTTAAGTCAACTTGAAACTGCCCTAAGCATAGGGCAAAAATCAAGTGGATTTTACGCAAATATGGAAAATAACTCTCATGGTAAACATTTTAATTTAATTCATCTTTTTAAACTCTCAAAATTATTTGAGTGTGATATTTGTGAATTTTTTAAGAATAATCCTAATCAATAA
- a CDS encoding carbon-nitrogen hydrolase, which produces MSILKVALVSHEFLGSKEKTIQKTKDLIQKAAQKGANLVVLQELHQSEYFCQDEDVELFDLANSYEDDTEFWGEVAKKYGVVLVTSLFEKRTAGLYHNTAVVFESDGSVAGKYRKMHIPDDPNFYEKFYFTPGDLGYEPINTSVGRLGVLVCWDQWYPEAARLMALKGAEILIYPTAIGWFDDDEEDEKFRQLEAWVAVQRGHAVANGLPVVAVNRVGFEADKSGVSKGIRFWGNSFVFGPQGEELFRSDDKSELCEVVEVDMKRCENVRRWWPFLRDRRIDSYKDLTKRFID; this is translated from the coding sequence ATGAGTATATTAAAAGTAGCTTTGGTTAGCCATGAATTTTTAGGCAGCAAGGAAAAAACTATCCAAAAAACAAAAGATCTTATCCAAAAAGCAGCCCAAAAAGGTGCAAATTTGGTGGTTTTACAAGAACTTCATCAAAGTGAGTATTTTTGTCAAGATGAAGATGTTGAGCTTTTTGATTTGGCAAATTCATATGAAGATGATACTGAATTTTGGGGTGAAGTGGCTAAAAAATATGGCGTTGTTTTGGTAACTTCTTTATTTGAAAAACGAACTGCTGGGCTTTATCACAACACCGCAGTTGTTTTTGAAAGTGATGGAAGCGTGGCTGGAAAATACCGCAAAATGCACATTCCTGATGATCCAAATTTTTATGAGAAATTTTACTTTACGCCAGGGGATTTAGGATATGAGCCGATAAATACAAGCGTTGGAAGGCTTGGAGTGTTAGTTTGCTGGGATCAGTGGTATCCAGAAGCTGCAAGATTAATGGCTTTAAAAGGGGCTGAAATTTTGATCTATCCAACGGCGATTGGCTGGTTTGATGATGATGAAGAAGATGAGAAATTTCGCCAACTTGAAGCTTGGGTGGCAGTTCAAAGAGGTCACGCTGTGGCAAACGGACTTCCTGTGGTTGCTGTAAATAGAGTTGGTTTTGAAGCTGATAAAAGTGGTGTTAGCAAAGGCATTAGGTTTTGGGGAAATAGCTTTGTTTTTGGGCCACAAGGCGAGGAGCTTTTTAGAAGTGATGATAAAAGTGAGCTTTGCGAAGTGGTTGAGGTGGATATGAAAAGATGCGAAAATGTGCGTCGCTGGTGGCCATTTTTACGAGATAGAAGGATTGATAGTTATAAGGATTTAACTAAGAGATTTATTGATTAG
- a CDS encoding cation diffusion facilitator family transporter → MTIKNKAPLIAGITAFLLANFKLIIGAVSGSMTVLSSAIDSIMDCVVSAANFFASTKADQEADSKFNFGYAKLEGVMSLLEGFFITGIGVFLIYTSAIKVINPPESIKVNIALYVMIFSLIVTGVLILYLNSAYKKSSSLIIKADILHYKTDFFTNVGIILALVIIHFTGLIIIDAIFGVLIGVYIFISAIKLMKESAAVLIDKAVNPEILSSIERFIDDHDGITSHHALKTRQFGDNAYITAHLVFTPNISLKKAHDMGDEIENFIINTYKDINWDINLHFDPTDDSNSD, encoded by the coding sequence TTGACTATAAAAAATAAAGCCCCATTGATTGCAGGCATTACGGCATTTTTACTAGCAAATTTTAAGCTAATAATAGGAGCAGTAAGTGGGTCCATGACAGTTCTTAGTTCAGCAATAGATTCTATCATGGACTGTGTGGTTTCAGCTGCAAATTTCTTTGCTTCTACTAAGGCTGATCAAGAAGCAGATAGTAAATTTAACTTTGGTTATGCGAAGCTAGAAGGTGTTATGAGTCTTCTTGAAGGCTTTTTTATCACTGGTATTGGTGTTTTTTTAATATATACAAGTGCTATTAAAGTCATCAATCCACCTGAATCTATAAAGGTAAATATAGCTTTATATGTTATGATATTTTCACTTATTGTAACAGGGGTTTTGATTTTATATCTAAATAGTGCTTATAAAAAAAGCAGCTCTTTGATAATCAAAGCCGATATACTTCACTATAAAACTGACTTTTTTACAAATGTTGGTATCATATTGGCTTTGGTTATAATTCACTTCACAGGACTTATCATCATAGATGCTATATTTGGTGTTTTAATAGGAGTATATATTTTTATAAGTGCAATTAAACTTATGAAAGAAAGCGCTGCTGTGTTGATTGATAAAGCAGTCAATCCTGAAATTTTAAGCTCCATTGAGAGATTTATAGATGATCACGATGGTATCACAAGTCATCACGCTCTTAAAACAAGGCAGTTTGGTGATAATGCTTACATTACAGCTCACCTTGTTTTTACGCCAAATATCTCACTTAAAAAAGCTCACGATATGGGCGATGAAATAGAAAATTTTATTATAAATACTTATAAAGATATAAACTGGGATATAAACTTACATTTTGATCCAACAGATGACTCAAATAGCGATTAG